From one Erinaceus europaeus chromosome 4, mEriEur2.1, whole genome shotgun sequence genomic stretch:
- the LOC103112740 gene encoding apolipoprotein L3-like isoform X1, whose product MPPESNSSIEDAARYIQNAMCREDLQLFLADRHAWKNFVTEAKLSRDEAGALYGYLKDPETEKEGMEDRNMLWLWLRLSFVFGLGLFLVLWLDLGLGLKLFLVLGLGLGLGLVLGFGLPSGLKLLSAKGNKREEEEMIQKEKAYRLMFLEEYPFVKQKLKKRIAELRALADRVDKVHRNCVISSVVTNATGILSGILTSSSLTLAPRNAEVSLKLSATGMVLETAAAIGSLTTNMLKHSSMSSTEAEFRRLTSTNISQEMVNMETGHDNVPNMIHLRNTFMRGMKGIEKNIHAIKLAKESSRLVPRAKRVMTSGVISAPKRRQVEKAFGGTVLAMSKETRMLGIANAANLVLFDAYNFVQESKHLYEGAKTESAEQLRQWAHELELKLEQLEQIHARLQ is encoded by the exons AGTCCAACAGCTCTATTGAGGATGCAGCTAGATACATTCAGAATGCCATGTGCAGAGAAGACCTGCAACTCTTTCTGGCTGACAGACATGCTTGGAAGAATTTTGTGACTGAGGCCAAATTATCCAG GGATGAGGCCGGAGCACTGTATGGATATCTGAAggatccagagacagagaaagaaggcatGGAAGACAGAAACATGTTGTGGCTGTGGCTGCGGTTATCCTTTGTGTTTGGGCTAGGGTTATTCTTGGTGTTATGGTTAGATTTAGGACTAGGGTTGAAGTTATTCTTAGTGTTAGGGTTAGGATTAGGACTAGGGTTAGTATTAGGGTTTGGGTTGCCGTCAGGACTGAAATTACTTTcagcaaaaggaaacaaaagagaggaagaagaaatgatCCAAAAAGAGAAGGCATATAGGCTTATGTTTTTGGAGGAGTATCCTTTTgtcaaacaaaaacttaaaaagcgCATAGCTGAGCTCCGTGCCCTGGCAGACAGGGTAGATAAGGTTCATAGGAACTGTGTCATCTCCAGTGTGGTGACCAATGCTACTGGCATTCTCTCTGGCATCTTGACTTCCAGTAGTCTAACTCTGGCAcctaggaatgcagaggtcagtCTGAAACTGTCAGCAACTGGAATGGTGCTTGAAACCGCTGCTGCCATTGGCAGCTTAACCACCAATATGTTGAAGCACTCTAGCAtgtcatcaacagaagctgaattCAGGCGCTTGACATCAACTAACATTAGCCAAGAAATGGTGAACATGGAAACTGGACATGACAATGTTCCCAACATGATTCATTTGAGAAATACTTTTATGAGAGGTATGAAGGGTATTGAGAAGAACATCCATGCTATCAAGTTGGCCAAAGAGTCTAGTCGCTTAGTTCCCCGTGCCAAACGAGTCATGACCAGTGGAGTGATCTCAGCCCCAAAAAGGAGGCAGGTAGAGAAAGCTTTTGGAGGCACTGTTCTGGCAATGTCAAAGGAAACTCGGATGTTGGGCATAGCCAATGCAGCAAACTTAGTTCTGTTTGATGCATACAACTTTGTGCAAGAGTCAAAGCACTTGTATGAGGGGGCAAAGACAGAGTCAGCTGAACAGTTGAGGCAGTGGGCCCATGAGCTGGAGTTGAAGTTGGAGCAGCTCGAACAAATCCATGCGAGACTGCAATAG
- the LOC103112740 gene encoding apolipoprotein L3-like isoform X2 has protein sequence MCREDLQLFLADRHAWKNFVTEAKLSRDEAGALYGYLKDPETEKEGMEDRNMLWLWLRLSFVFGLGLFLVLWLDLGLGLKLFLVLGLGLGLGLVLGFGLPSGLKLLSAKGNKREEEEMIQKEKAYRLMFLEEYPFVKQKLKKRIAELRALADRVDKVHRNCVISSVVTNATGILSGILTSSSLTLAPRNAEVSLKLSATGMVLETAAAIGSLTTNMLKHSSMSSTEAEFRRLTSTNISQEMVNMETGHDNVPNMIHLRNTFMRGMKGIEKNIHAIKLAKESSRLVPRAKRVMTSGVISAPKRRQVEKAFGGTVLAMSKETRMLGIANAANLVLFDAYNFVQESKHLYEGAKTESAEQLRQWAHELELKLEQLEQIHARLQ, from the exons ATGTGCAGAGAAGACCTGCAACTCTTTCTGGCTGACAGACATGCTTGGAAGAATTTTGTGACTGAGGCCAAATTATCCAG GGATGAGGCCGGAGCACTGTATGGATATCTGAAggatccagagacagagaaagaaggcatGGAAGACAGAAACATGTTGTGGCTGTGGCTGCGGTTATCCTTTGTGTTTGGGCTAGGGTTATTCTTGGTGTTATGGTTAGATTTAGGACTAGGGTTGAAGTTATTCTTAGTGTTAGGGTTAGGATTAGGACTAGGGTTAGTATTAGGGTTTGGGTTGCCGTCAGGACTGAAATTACTTTcagcaaaaggaaacaaaagagaggaagaagaaatgatCCAAAAAGAGAAGGCATATAGGCTTATGTTTTTGGAGGAGTATCCTTTTgtcaaacaaaaacttaaaaagcgCATAGCTGAGCTCCGTGCCCTGGCAGACAGGGTAGATAAGGTTCATAGGAACTGTGTCATCTCCAGTGTGGTGACCAATGCTACTGGCATTCTCTCTGGCATCTTGACTTCCAGTAGTCTAACTCTGGCAcctaggaatgcagaggtcagtCTGAAACTGTCAGCAACTGGAATGGTGCTTGAAACCGCTGCTGCCATTGGCAGCTTAACCACCAATATGTTGAAGCACTCTAGCAtgtcatcaacagaagctgaattCAGGCGCTTGACATCAACTAACATTAGCCAAGAAATGGTGAACATGGAAACTGGACATGACAATGTTCCCAACATGATTCATTTGAGAAATACTTTTATGAGAGGTATGAAGGGTATTGAGAAGAACATCCATGCTATCAAGTTGGCCAAAGAGTCTAGTCGCTTAGTTCCCCGTGCCAAACGAGTCATGACCAGTGGAGTGATCTCAGCCCCAAAAAGGAGGCAGGTAGAGAAAGCTTTTGGAGGCACTGTTCTGGCAATGTCAAAGGAAACTCGGATGTTGGGCATAGCCAATGCAGCAAACTTAGTTCTGTTTGATGCATACAACTTTGTGCAAGAGTCAAAGCACTTGTATGAGGGGGCAAAGACAGAGTCAGCTGAACAGTTGAGGCAGTGGGCCCATGAGCTGGAGTTGAAGTTGGAGCAGCTCGAACAAATCCATGCGAGACTGCAATAG